In Streptosporangium album, the following are encoded in one genomic region:
- the priA gene encoding bifunctional 1-(5-phosphoribosyl)-5-((5-phosphoribosylamino)methylideneamino)imidazole-4-carboxamide isomerase/phosphoribosylanthranilate isomerase PriA: protein MSLELLPAVDVADGQAVRLVQGAAGTETSYGDPLSAALAWQEAGAEWIHLVDLDAAFGRGSNRELMASVVAALDVKVEMSGGIRDDASLELALATGCRRVNIGTAALENPAWCSKIISEYGDRIAIGLDVRGTTLAARGWTKDGGDLWEVLERLEADGCSRYVVTDVTKDGTLRGPNLDLLREVCARTDRPVVASGGVSSLDDLRALAELVPLGVEGAIVGKALYAQAFTLEEALAAVSS from the coding sequence ATGTCGCTAGAGCTGCTGCCCGCCGTGGACGTCGCCGACGGCCAGGCGGTCCGCCTGGTCCAGGGGGCGGCCGGCACCGAGACCTCCTATGGCGACCCTCTCTCGGCTGCGCTCGCCTGGCAGGAGGCCGGTGCCGAGTGGATCCATCTGGTCGACCTCGACGCCGCCTTCGGCCGGGGCTCCAATCGGGAGCTGATGGCCTCCGTCGTGGCCGCGCTCGACGTCAAGGTGGAGATGTCGGGTGGCATCCGCGACGACGCCTCGCTGGAGCTGGCGTTGGCGACCGGTTGTCGCCGGGTGAACATCGGCACCGCCGCGCTGGAGAATCCCGCCTGGTGTTCCAAGATCATCTCTGAGTACGGTGACCGGATCGCGATCGGTCTCGACGTCCGCGGCACCACTCTCGCCGCCCGTGGCTGGACGAAGGACGGCGGTGACCTGTGGGAGGTGCTGGAGCGCCTGGAGGCCGACGGCTGTTCCCGTTATGTCGTCACCGACGTCACCAAGGACGGCACGCTGCGCGGCCCCAACCTCGATCTGCTCCGTGAGGTGTGCGCCCGTACCGATCGGCCGGTGGTCGCCAGCGGTGGCGTCTCGTCTCTGGACGATCTGCGTGCCCTGGCGGAGCTGGTCCCGCTCGGTGTGGAGGGGGCGATCGTCGGCAAGGCCCTGTACGCGCAGGCCTTCACCCTTGAAGAGGCCCTGGCCGCGGTGAGCTCGTAG
- a CDS encoding amidase family protein, which yields MPGGLGLPGSKQIKFAAAYAGRTVTIWADARSIHMLLEGRLIRTRPSWFSPRDPHALLLRGGRITGRATATDLAIAYEHLAQAISRMIIDVDPYDAVLSPAAVTPAVPVGYFTEVDTATEATRMQNWSCYAFLANLSGHPSISLPTYVTRAARSHPVDP from the coding sequence TTGCCGGGCGGGCTGGGCCTGCCCGGCAGCAAGCAGATCAAGTTCGCCGCCGCATATGCCGGGCGGACCGTGACCATCTGGGCCGATGCCCGCAGCATCCACATGCTGCTCGAAGGCCGCCTGATCCGGACACGTCCCTCTTGGTTCTCCCCGCGCGACCCACACGCCCTGCTGCTGCGGGGAGGACGAATCACCGGTCGAGCGACCGCCACAGACCTGGCCATCGCTTACGAGCACCTCGCCCAGGCCATCTCCCGGATGATCATCGACGTCGACCCATACGACGCCGTCCTGTCGCCGGCTGCCGTCACGCCAGCGGTACCTGTCGGATACTTCACCGAGGTCGACACAGCCACCGAGGCGACCCGCATGCAGAACTGGTCGTGCTACGCGTTCCTGGCCAACCTGTCAGGGCATCCCTCGATCAGCCTGCCGACGTACGTGACACGGGCGGCCAGGAGTCACCCGGTTGACCCCTGA
- a CDS encoding TIGR03085 family metal-binding protein, which yields MNHARAERAALGDLLLQLGPDAPTLCEGWTTFDLAAHLVLRERRPDAAGGIALRPLAGYTASVQEALKARYGYEGLVKLILSGPAGLYGLVPGMDNAVNAMEFFVHHEDVRRAQRVWEPRELPADLEETFWKRIRAGRRVFLRRSPVGVVLHRIGGGVALGGTRDAAVVEVTGTAGELLLFCFGRQSHAPVDVAGPEEAVAALMDARLGV from the coding sequence ATGAATCATGCCCGCGCCGAACGCGCCGCTCTCGGCGACCTGCTCCTCCAGCTCGGCCCGGACGCCCCCACGCTCTGCGAGGGCTGGACCACCTTCGACCTCGCCGCCCACCTCGTCCTGCGCGAGCGCCGCCCGGACGCCGCGGGTGGCATCGCGCTCCGGCCGCTGGCCGGATACACCGCCTCCGTGCAGGAGGCCCTGAAGGCCAGATACGGCTACGAGGGCCTGGTGAAGCTGATCCTCTCCGGCCCGGCCGGGCTCTACGGCCTGGTGCCCGGCATGGACAACGCCGTCAACGCGATGGAGTTCTTCGTCCACCACGAGGACGTACGGCGGGCGCAGCGGGTCTGGGAGCCGCGCGAGCTCCCGGCCGACCTGGAGGAGACCTTCTGGAAGCGGATCCGCGCCGGCAGGCGGGTGTTCCTGCGCAGGTCCCCGGTCGGCGTCGTCCTGCACCGCATCGGCGGCGGCGTCGCCCTCGGCGGCACCAGGGACGCGGCCGTGGTCGAGGTGACCGGCACGGCCGGTGAGCTGCTGCTGTTCTGCTTCGGCCGCCAGTCCCACGCCCCGGTCGACGTCGCCGGCCCCGAGGAGGCCGTGGCCGCGCTGATGGACGCCCGGCTGGGCGTCTGA
- a CDS encoding NADPH-dependent FMN reductase, producing the protein MAKLEIIVASTRPGRVGLPIGQWIEAEAVAHDGFPEVELVDLAEVNLPFMNEPNHPRMGQYTHQHTRDWSAKVAEADAFVFVLPEYNYGYNAELKNAIDYLHKEWSYKPVGLVSYGGVAAGTRAAQMIKQVVTTLKMTPIFEAVAIPFVGQFVDDENRLIPNEVMVASAKAMLDELARVSEVLRVLREGIAPVRR; encoded by the coding sequence ATGGCCAAGCTTGAGATCATTGTCGCGAGCACCCGCCCCGGCCGGGTCGGCCTGCCGATCGGGCAGTGGATCGAAGCGGAGGCGGTGGCGCACGACGGTTTCCCGGAGGTTGAGCTTGTCGATCTCGCCGAGGTGAACCTGCCGTTCATGAACGAGCCCAACCACCCGCGGATGGGCCAGTACACCCACCAGCACACCCGCGACTGGAGCGCGAAGGTCGCCGAGGCCGACGCCTTCGTCTTCGTCCTGCCGGAGTACAACTACGGGTACAACGCCGAGCTCAAGAACGCCATCGACTACCTGCACAAGGAGTGGTCCTACAAGCCCGTCGGCCTGGTCAGTTACGGCGGTGTCGCGGCCGGCACCCGCGCTGCCCAGATGATCAAGCAGGTGGTCACCACGCTCAAGATGACCCCGATCTTCGAGGCGGTTGCCATCCCCTTCGTCGGTCAGTTCGTCGACGACGAGAATAGATTGATCCCGAACGAGGTTATGGTCGCGTCGGCCAAGGCCATGCTCGACGAGCTGGCCAGGGTGAGCGAGGTCCTGCGGGTGCTGCGCGAGGGCATCGCCCCCGTGAGGAGGTGA
- a CDS encoding MDR family MFS transporter produces MPDNPERGSVSSPQLDSLAKSAATVSGRTPAVIRLLVLATFVVILNETIMINAIPQLMGALHITEQTAQWLSTAFMLTMAAVIPITGWFLQRVSTRHAYATAMGLFLLGTALAAVAPSFEVLLGARIIQASGTAVMMPLLMTTLMQVVPEKDRGRVMGTVTLAISVAPAMGPAISGVILQFGSWRLLFAVVLPIAAVITWGGLRQLKNIGQPQFSTIDWFSVATAAAGFGGLVYGLSRFDSGNVGVAAGIVAAGLVTIAVFIVRQLSLQKRGVPLMDLRTLRHRTYTVALILMSVAFMAMLGSMILLPLYLQNVRELSALQTGLLVMPGGLAMGLLGPTVGRLFDRFGGRVLVIPGAIGIMLALAGFTQVTMTMPYWQLLGLHALLMVSLAATFTPVFTLGLGAVPSHLYSHGSSILSTLQQVAAAIGTALVITVMSARADALKSEGATEVLANLGGMRLAFIIGAVLSVAVVVTALLLPARAESAGEHEGHGL; encoded by the coding sequence GTGCCCGACAACCCCGAACGAGGTTCCGTGTCCAGTCCACAGCTCGACTCGCTTGCCAAATCCGCGGCCACCGTTTCAGGTCGCACCCCGGCCGTGATCCGACTGCTGGTGCTCGCCACATTCGTGGTCATCCTCAACGAGACGATCATGATCAATGCGATCCCGCAGTTGATGGGGGCGCTGCACATCACCGAGCAGACCGCGCAGTGGCTCTCGACCGCCTTCATGCTGACCATGGCCGCGGTCATCCCGATCACCGGGTGGTTCCTGCAGCGGGTGTCCACGCGCCACGCGTACGCCACGGCGATGGGCCTGTTCTTGCTCGGCACGGCGTTGGCCGCCGTCGCGCCGTCGTTTGAGGTGCTGCTGGGCGCCCGAATCATCCAAGCGTCCGGGACAGCTGTGATGATGCCGTTGCTGATGACGACGCTGATGCAGGTGGTGCCCGAGAAAGACCGGGGCCGGGTGATGGGCACCGTCACCCTGGCCATCTCGGTCGCGCCCGCAATGGGCCCAGCGATCTCGGGGGTGATCCTTCAGTTCGGGTCTTGGCGCCTGCTCTTCGCCGTGGTGCTCCCCATCGCCGCCGTGATCACTTGGGGCGGCCTGAGGCAGCTCAAGAACATTGGCCAGCCCCAGTTCAGCACCATCGACTGGTTCAGTGTGGCAACCGCCGCGGCTGGCTTCGGCGGCCTGGTCTACGGGCTTAGCCGGTTCGACAGCGGTAACGTCGGCGTTGCCGCCGGAATCGTGGCGGCCGGCCTGGTCACCATCGCCGTCTTCATCGTTCGCCAGCTGTCGTTGCAGAAGCGCGGCGTGCCGCTGATGGACCTGCGGACCCTTCGGCACCGCACCTACACGGTCGCGCTGATTCTGATGTCGGTGGCCTTCATGGCGATGCTCGGCTCGATGATCTTGTTGCCGCTTTATCTGCAGAACGTCCGCGAACTCAGCGCCCTGCAGACCGGACTCCTCGTGATGCCGGGCGGCCTCGCGATGGGTCTGCTCGGTCCGACCGTCGGCCGCCTGTTCGACAGGTTCGGCGGCCGGGTTCTGGTTATCCCCGGCGCGATCGGGATCATGCTCGCGCTCGCTGGTTTCACCCAGGTCACGATGACCATGCCGTACTGGCAGCTCCTCGGTCTGCACGCGCTGCTGATGGTGAGTCTGGCCGCGACCTTTACCCCGGTGTTCACCCTCGGGCTCGGAGCGGTTCCCTCGCACCTCTACTCCCACGGCAGCTCGATCCTGAGCACACTCCAGCAGGTCGCCGCGGCCATCGGCACCGCGCTCGTGATCACCGTGATGAGCGCGCGAGCCGATGCCCTGAAATCCGAGGGAGCCACCGAGGTGCTCGCCAACCTCGGCGGCATGCGGCTGGCCTTCATCATCGGCGCGGTGCTGTCCGTGGCTGTGGTCGTCACCGCCCTGCTCCTACCGGCCCGGGCGGAGAGCGCCGGCGAGCATGAGGGACACGGTCTATGA
- the hisF gene encoding imidazole glycerol phosphate synthase subunit HisF encodes MSVAVRVIPCLDVDAGRVVKGVNFENLRDAGDPVELARRYDAEGADELTFLDITASSSDRSTMYDVVRRTAEQVFIPLTVGGGVRTVEDVNRLLRAGADKVGLNTAAIARPELLTEVSRRYGAQCIVLSVDARRVVDGPATPSGFEVTTHGGRRGTGIDAVEWARRGEELGVGEILLNSMDGDGTRDGYDLEMIRAVRAAVSVPVIASGGAGSLEDFPPAVEAGADAVLAASVFHFGQLRIGEVKDALRAAGHPVR; translated from the coding sequence ATGAGTGTCGCGGTACGGGTGATCCCCTGTCTGGACGTGGATGCCGGGCGGGTCGTCAAGGGTGTCAACTTCGAGAATCTCCGCGATGCCGGGGACCCCGTGGAGCTGGCCCGCCGCTATGACGCCGAGGGGGCCGACGAGCTGACGTTTCTCGACATCACGGCCTCCAGTTCCGACCGGTCGACGATGTATGACGTGGTCAGGCGGACGGCCGAGCAGGTGTTCATCCCGCTGACCGTCGGCGGGGGGGTGCGGACGGTCGAGGATGTGAACAGGCTGCTGCGCGCGGGGGCGGACAAGGTGGGGTTGAACACCGCCGCGATCGCCCGGCCGGAGCTGCTGACCGAGGTGTCGCGGCGTTACGGCGCGCAGTGCATCGTGCTGTCGGTGGACGCCCGCCGGGTGGTCGACGGCCCGGCGACGCCGTCGGGGTTCGAGGTGACGACCCATGGTGGCCGCCGGGGCACCGGCATCGACGCGGTGGAGTGGGCCCGCCGGGGTGAGGAGCTGGGGGTGGGGGAGATCCTGCTCAACTCCATGGACGGTGACGGCACCCGTGACGGTTACGACCTGGAGATGATCCGTGCCGTCCGGGCGGCGGTGTCGGTGCCGGTGATCGCCAGTGGCGGGGCCGGTTCGCTGGAGGACTTTCCGCCGGCGGTGGAGGCGGGGGCGGACGCGGTGCTGGCGGCGTCGGTGTTCCACTTCGGGCAGTTGCGGATCGGCGAGGTGAAGGACGCCTTGCGCGCGGCGGGGCATCCTGTGCGCTGA
- a CDS encoding ABC transporter ATP-binding protein translates to MRKGFHVLGVAIRAEKAVFAAATLSSALYGVMTVGSAWALGWATENVVLPAFAKGDVAAGTLVSGALLILGVALLKALGVAGRRFFAGVMQYRMQARSRREVTRQYLRLPLAWHHRHPTGQLLSNASSDAEAAWAPLAPLPMAVGVVVMLVTAAVALVFTDPVLALVGFLIFPAIAVLNLIYQRRLSPLATRAQQLRAEVSEIAHESFDGALVVKTLGREDEETARFQARAEELRDANIAVGRVRGLFDPMLEALPTLGVLAVLIVGAWRLESGAVSSGVLIQVAYLFTLLAFPIRALGWVLAELPRAVVGYERVQAVLTATGSMEYGTATLPGTLPARLEVRDLDYGYDGFPVLRGVGFEAEPGRTLALVGPTGSGKSTLTQTLVRLVDPAAGAVLVDGVDLRDVARGGVSGAVALVPQQTFLFDDTVRGNVTLGLPVGDEDVWAALRLAQADGFVSALPSGLDTKVGERGTTLSGGQRQRLALARALVRRPRLLILDDATSSVDPQVEARILYGLRDAAQASTVLVVAYRMATIALADEVVYLEHGSVVDRGSHQELLVRCEGYRNLVTAYEREEAEREALGAEEEEEVNA, encoded by the coding sequence ATGCGTAAGGGATTCCACGTACTCGGGGTGGCCATCCGGGCCGAGAAGGCGGTCTTCGCCGCAGCCACCCTGTCCAGCGCACTCTACGGCGTCATGACGGTCGGGTCGGCGTGGGCGCTCGGCTGGGCCACCGAGAACGTCGTGTTACCCGCCTTCGCCAAGGGGGACGTCGCGGCCGGGACACTCGTCTCGGGCGCGCTTCTCATCCTGGGCGTCGCGCTGCTCAAGGCGCTCGGCGTGGCCGGCCGGCGGTTCTTCGCCGGGGTCATGCAGTACCGGATGCAGGCCCGCTCCCGCCGGGAGGTCACCCGCCAGTACCTCAGGCTCCCGCTGGCCTGGCACCATCGGCACCCGACCGGCCAGCTGCTGTCCAACGCCAGCTCCGACGCCGAGGCGGCCTGGGCTCCGCTGGCTCCGCTGCCGATGGCGGTCGGCGTGGTCGTCATGCTCGTCACCGCCGCCGTCGCGCTGGTGTTCACCGATCCCGTCCTCGCCCTGGTCGGCTTCCTGATCTTCCCGGCGATCGCCGTGCTGAACCTGATCTACCAGCGCAGGCTCAGTCCCCTGGCCACCCGCGCCCAGCAGTTGCGCGCCGAGGTCAGCGAGATCGCCCACGAGAGCTTCGACGGCGCCCTGGTCGTCAAGACCCTCGGACGCGAGGACGAGGAGACCGCCCGGTTCCAGGCCAGGGCCGAGGAGCTGCGCGACGCCAACATCGCCGTCGGCCGCGTCCGCGGCCTGTTCGATCCGATGCTGGAGGCCCTGCCCACCCTGGGCGTGCTCGCGGTGCTGATCGTCGGCGCGTGGAGGCTGGAGAGCGGCGCGGTCAGCTCGGGCGTCCTGATCCAGGTCGCCTACCTGTTCACCCTGCTGGCCTTCCCGATCCGCGCGCTCGGCTGGGTGCTCGCCGAGCTGCCCCGCGCCGTCGTCGGCTACGAGAGGGTGCAGGCCGTCCTGACCGCGACCGGCTCCATGGAGTACGGCACCGCCACGCTGCCCGGCACGCTCCCGGCCAGGCTGGAGGTCCGCGACCTCGACTACGGCTACGACGGCTTCCCGGTCCTGCGGGGGGTCGGCTTCGAGGCCGAGCCGGGCCGTACGCTCGCGCTGGTCGGCCCAACCGGCTCGGGCAAGTCCACCCTCACCCAGACCCTCGTCCGCCTGGTCGACCCGGCGGCCGGAGCCGTGCTGGTGGACGGGGTGGACCTGCGCGACGTCGCCCGCGGCGGGGTCAGCGGGGCGGTGGCGCTGGTGCCGCAGCAGACGTTCCTGTTCGACGACACCGTGCGCGGCAACGTCACCCTGGGCCTGCCGGTCGGCGACGAGGACGTCTGGGCGGCGTTGCGCCTGGCCCAGGCCGACGGCTTCGTCAGCGCTCTGCCCTCCGGGCTCGACACCAAGGTCGGCGAGCGCGGCACCACCCTGTCCGGCGGCCAGCGCCAGCGTCTGGCCCTGGCCCGCGCGCTGGTCCGCCGCCCCCGGCTGCTCATCCTGGACGACGCCACCTCCAGCGTGGACCCCCAGGTCGAGGCCAGGATCCTGTACGGCCTGCGGGACGCGGCCCAGGCCTCGACCGTGCTGGTCGTCGCCTACCGGATGGCCACCATCGCCCTGGCCGACGAGGTCGTCTACCTCGAACACGGCAGCGTCGTCGACCGGGGATCCCACCAGGAGCTGCTCGTCCGCTGCGAGGGCTACCGCAATCTGGTCACCGCCTACGAACGCGAAGAGGCCGAGCGCGAGGCGCTCGGGGCAGAGGAAGAGGAAGAGGTCAACGCGTGA
- a CDS encoding winged helix-turn-helix transcriptional regulator, with protein sequence MSEVHSVCVRYHAAVELIGARWSGAILRALFTGHRRYAQIKAAVPGLSDTMLTERLRTLEVEGLVERHVVQSSPVQVEYHLTEKGLDLAPVLEAVITWSHKWIPLPREAAGDPGTG encoded by the coding sequence ATGAGCGAGGTGCACAGCGTCTGCGTGCGGTACCACGCGGCGGTCGAGCTGATCGGCGCCCGCTGGTCCGGCGCCATCTTGCGTGCCCTGTTCACCGGCCATCGCCGGTACGCGCAGATCAAGGCCGCCGTGCCGGGACTGAGTGACACCATGCTGACCGAGCGGCTGCGCACCCTGGAGGTCGAGGGGCTCGTCGAGCGCCACGTCGTCCAGTCCTCCCCCGTCCAGGTCGAGTACCACCTCACCGAGAAGGGCCTCGACCTCGCACCGGTGCTGGAAGCCGTGATCACCTGGTCGCACAAGTGGATCCCGCTCCCGCGGGAAGCCGCCGGCGACCCGGGCACCGGTTGA
- a CDS encoding glutamine synthetase family protein yields MGDRHSATGVHRLGPAALRAVEHAETEHIELTRFLYADHGGVIRGKAVSRSRLAERLTTGVGHTVAMMAMNMLDQLQDVEHLGPVGEVRLVPDPTTFVPLPYAPGAAAMLSDLRRTDGSPWPCCPRTFLREAIAALAAEGHVAVAAYEPEFTLGHRVPDPAGGLDRLVPLDDSLCYATTGFDAAHDYTMRLIHAMETQGLRVEHYHPELGHGQQELSIRHATAMRAADNQVLYRETVRGVALGMSMWASLAPKPLAGQAGNGAHLHLSLWDPELQINVFSDPADRYGLSATGYRFIGGLIAHLPALTALTCGSVNSFRRLAPRMWSSAYACYGMDNREAAVRICSPTGQDAEASANLEFKPSDSSANPYLSLGAVLHAGLDGIRRGLDPGDPVDVDPATLPEGRVPRLPTTLDEALDALEADEVLMDALGPLRSSAYLAVKRSEARAFTAQGAAYELFHHFRVF; encoded by the coding sequence ATGGGAGATCGTCACAGCGCCACCGGAGTCCATCGGCTCGGCCCGGCGGCCCTCCGCGCCGTCGAGCACGCCGAGACCGAGCACATCGAACTGACCCGTTTCCTCTACGCCGACCACGGCGGAGTGATCCGGGGCAAGGCCGTCTCCCGCTCCCGGCTCGCCGAACGGCTCACCACCGGCGTCGGCCACACCGTGGCCATGATGGCGATGAACATGCTCGACCAGCTCCAGGACGTCGAACACCTCGGCCCGGTCGGCGAGGTCCGCCTCGTTCCCGACCCGACCACCTTCGTCCCGCTGCCCTACGCCCCCGGCGCCGCCGCCATGCTGTCGGACCTGCGCCGGACCGACGGCTCCCCCTGGCCCTGCTGCCCGCGCACCTTCCTGCGCGAGGCGATCGCCGCCCTGGCCGCCGAGGGCCACGTCGCCGTCGCCGCCTACGAACCCGAGTTCACCCTCGGCCACCGGGTGCCCGACCCCGCCGGCGGCCTGGACCGGCTGGTCCCCCTCGACGACAGCCTCTGCTACGCCACCACCGGCTTCGACGCGGCCCACGACTACACGATGCGCCTGATCCACGCCATGGAGACCCAGGGACTGCGGGTCGAGCACTACCACCCCGAGCTCGGCCACGGCCAGCAGGAACTCTCCATCCGTCACGCCACCGCCATGCGCGCCGCCGACAACCAGGTCCTCTACCGCGAGACCGTCCGCGGCGTCGCCCTCGGCATGTCCATGTGGGCCTCCCTGGCCCCCAAACCCCTCGCCGGCCAGGCCGGCAACGGCGCCCACCTGCACCTGTCCCTGTGGGACCCCGAGCTACAGATCAACGTCTTCAGCGACCCCGCCGACCGCTACGGCCTGTCGGCCACGGGCTACCGCTTCATCGGCGGCCTGATCGCCCACCTCCCGGCACTCACCGCGCTGACCTGCGGTTCGGTCAACAGCTTCCGGCGGCTGGCACCGAGGATGTGGTCGAGCGCCTACGCCTGCTACGGCATGGACAACCGCGAGGCCGCGGTGCGGATCTGCTCTCCGACAGGACAGGACGCCGAAGCCTCGGCCAACCTGGAGTTCAAACCCTCCGACTCCTCGGCCAACCCCTACCTCTCCCTCGGCGCCGTCCTGCACGCCGGCCTCGACGGCATCCGCCGCGGGCTCGACCCCGGAGACCCCGTCGACGTCGACCCCGCAACCCTCCCCGAAGGGCGCGTCCCCCGTCTCCCCACCACCCTGGACGAGGCCCTCGACGCCCTGGAGGCCGACGAGGTCCTCATGGACGCCCTGGGCCCGCTGCGCAGCTCCGCCTACCTGGCCGTCAAACGCTCCGAAGCCCGCGCCTTCACCGCCCAGGGCGCCGCCTACGAGCTGTTCCACCACTTCCGCGTCTTCTGA
- a CDS encoding RidA family protein, whose translation MTHCSGTRVFSGGVWEERYGYARAVVAGPWVLVSGCTATVDGEVQHVGDAYRQALAVFGIALDAIEKAGLSRHDVVRVRYFVVDDAHYDEVGRAHAELFGDVRPACTGVRVAGLIDPRMLVEAEVEAYRE comes from the coding sequence GTGACTCACTGCTCCGGCACGCGGGTGTTCAGCGGTGGTGTCTGGGAGGAGCGGTACGGCTATGCCCGTGCGGTGGTGGCGGGTCCATGGGTGCTCGTCTCGGGGTGCACCGCGACCGTCGACGGTGAGGTTCAGCATGTGGGTGACGCCTATCGGCAGGCGCTGGCCGTCTTCGGCATCGCGTTGGACGCGATCGAGAAGGCGGGGCTGTCGCGCCATGACGTGGTCCGGGTCCGTTATTTCGTGGTCGACGACGCCCATTACGACGAGGTCGGTCGCGCGCACGCCGAGCTGTTCGGCGACGTCCGCCCGGCGTGCACCGGGGTGCGGGTGGCGGGTCTGATCGATCCGCGCATGCTTGTCGAGGCCGAGGTCGAGGCTTACCGTGAATGA
- a CDS encoding PadR family transcriptional regulator yields MALREQSYLVLLALSDGPLHGYGVIKTVQELSEARVRLGAGALYGALDRLAGEGLVTVVKEEVVDGRHRRYYDLTGHGRHLLAEETIRLTRLATTAQRRLRLQPGTGA; encoded by the coding sequence ATGGCACTACGTGAGCAGAGTTACCTCGTGCTCCTGGCGCTCTCCGACGGCCCCCTTCACGGCTACGGCGTGATCAAAACGGTCCAGGAGCTGTCGGAGGCCCGCGTCCGGCTGGGCGCGGGCGCCCTGTACGGCGCCTTGGACCGGCTGGCCGGCGAAGGCCTGGTCACCGTAGTCAAGGAAGAAGTCGTCGACGGCCGCCACCGTCGCTACTACGACCTGACCGGACACGGCCGTCACCTCCTGGCCGAGGAGACCATCCGGCTCACCCGCCTGGCCACCACCGCACAGCGCCGGCTCCGCCTTCAACCCGGAACGGGAGCATGA
- the hisH gene encoding imidazole glycerol phosphate synthase subunit HisH, translating to MNVTVLDYGSGNLRSAERALARVGAEVTVTSDYEAAMEADGLVVPGVGAFAACMAGLRAVRGDRIIDRRLAAGRPVLGICVGMQILFEVGVEHGVTSEGCGEWPGTVERLDAPVLPHMGWNTVRAPEGTVLFEGMDRDTRFYFVHSYGVRSWELRAGPGFTDPLVTWAEHGVPFVAAVENGPLMATQFHPEKSGDAGAQLLTNWLGTVK from the coding sequence GTGAACGTAACGGTTCTTGACTACGGATCGGGCAATCTCCGTTCGGCTGAGCGGGCGCTGGCCCGGGTCGGGGCGGAGGTCACGGTGACCTCTGACTACGAGGCGGCGATGGAGGCCGACGGTCTTGTCGTTCCGGGTGTCGGCGCGTTCGCGGCATGTATGGCCGGGCTGCGTGCTGTGCGCGGTGACCGCATCATCGACCGGCGCCTGGCGGCCGGTCGGCCGGTTCTGGGTATCTGCGTCGGTATGCAGATCCTGTTCGAGGTGGGTGTCGAGCACGGTGTCACGTCCGAGGGCTGTGGTGAGTGGCCGGGGACGGTGGAGCGTCTGGACGCGCCGGTCCTGCCGCACATGGGCTGGAACACGGTCCGGGCGCCTGAGGGCACGGTGTTGTTCGAGGGCATGGACCGTGACACGCGTTTCTATTTCGTCCACTCCTATGGGGTGCGTAGCTGGGAGCTGCGGGCGGGGCCGGGGTTCACCGATCCTCTGGTCACCTGGGCCGAGCATGGTGTCCCGTTCGTCGCGGCGGTGGAGAACGGTCCGCTGATGGCCACCCAGTTCCACCCGGAGAAGTCGGGTGACGCCGGAGCGCAGCTGCTCACGAACTGGCTGGGGACCGTCAAGTGA
- a CDS encoding site-specific integrase, producing the protein MERRRSPPLPRTLRNVCDPLYAAYVLVLLLGLRRGEVLGLVWDGVDFDGEELSIDHQLTRVHGRLLHRDNTKTEGSATPLPLLGLCIAALKDRQQIQAQARQDAGDAWHESDLVFTTKHGTPIEPRNFNHSFDMHCRKAGVPRIRVHDTRHTCASLLAALDVHPRVAMRILRHSQISVTMNVYTQVPSPETRKALKRLNKRLTP; encoded by the coding sequence CTGGAGCGTCGACGAAGCCCGCCGCTTCCTCGAACACTCCGCAATGTCTGCGACCCCCTGTACGCCGCCTACGTCCTGGTGCTCCTCCTCGGCCTGCGTCGCGGCGAAGTGCTTGGCCTGGTCTGGGACGGCGTCGACTTCGACGGCGAAGAGCTGTCGATCGACCACCAACTCACCCGCGTCCACGGAAGACTGCTCCACCGCGACAACACCAAGACGGAAGGCTCGGCGACCCCTCTACCACTCCTGGGGCTCTGCATAGCAGCGCTGAAGGACCGCCAGCAGATTCAGGCCCAAGCCCGCCAGGACGCCGGCGACGCGTGGCACGAGAGCGACCTCGTCTTCACCACCAAGCACGGCACCCCGATCGAACCCCGCAACTTCAACCACTCCTTCGACATGCACTGCCGCAAGGCGGGCGTCCCCCGCATCCGCGTCCACGACACCCGCCACACCTGCGCCTCGCTCCTGGCCGCCCTCGATGTCCATCCGCGGGTCGCGATGCGCATCCTGCGCCACTCGCAGATCTCGGTGACCATGAACGTCTACACGCAGGTCCCGTCCCCCGAAACCCGCAAGGCGCTGAAGCGCCTGAACAAGCGACTGACCCCGTAG